The following are encoded in a window of Thermoanaerobacter ethanolicus JW 200 genomic DNA:
- a CDS encoding AzlD domain-containing protein, with protein MGTKFIISVIGMFLVTYIPRFMPVYGLTKIELPQAVKSFLEYVPVAVLSALLFPVIFIKDGKLFLDLSNVYLFSAIPTFIAAYFTRKLFTPVVVGIVSYVILSYIIK; from the coding sequence ATGGGTACGAAATTTATAATAAGTGTTATTGGAATGTTTTTAGTTACATATATTCCACGATTTATGCCTGTTTATGGCTTAACTAAAATAGAACTTCCTCAGGCTGTAAAGTCATTTCTTGAGTATGTACCTGTGGCAGTTCTTTCAGCTCTTTTATTTCCGGTAATTTTTATTAAAGATGGAAAATTATTTTTAGATTTATCAAATGTATATTTATTTTCAGCAATACCGACATTTATAGCTGCATATTTTACGAGGAAGCTATTTACACCTGTTGTTGTTGGTATTGTTAGCTATGTGATTTTATCATATATTATTAAGTAG
- a CDS encoding AzlC family ABC transporter permease, with the protein MIVDSDVKKSINGVKSALPIVLGYLPIGFAYGLVGVKSGFTVSQVMALSLFVYAGSAQFIAISLLSAGTSIVTLVSTIFIVNLRHFLYSTSLSQYMKHISRKHIPILSFFITDETYAVAITDLQSNSEYTEGYFYQLFLTSYTAWVFSSFLGAVSGSLIGGSINVGLDFALPAMYIALLLMQISGYKKVFISIFSGLLSITLTFILPGNTNVIVAALIGAGMGVLLDKWVRNL; encoded by the coding sequence ATGATAGTAGATAGTGATGTTAAAAAGAGTATAAATGGAGTTAAAAGTGCACTACCTATTGTGTTAGGATATTTGCCAATAGGTTTTGCTTATGGACTAGTTGGCGTGAAAAGCGGTTTTACTGTTTCACAAGTGATGGCATTGTCTCTTTTTGTATATGCGGGTTCAGCACAATTTATTGCTATAAGTTTGCTTAGTGCAGGGACAAGTATCGTTACACTGGTATCTACAATATTTATAGTGAATTTGAGGCACTTTTTATATAGCACATCGCTATCGCAGTATATGAAACACATATCGAGGAAACATATACCAATATTATCTTTTTTTATTACTGATGAGACATATGCTGTTGCGATTACAGATTTGCAAAGTAACTCTGAATATACTGAAGGTTATTTCTACCAACTATTTTTAACCTCGTATACTGCCTGGGTATTTTCTTCATTTTTAGGTGCTGTATCAGGAAGTTTGATAGGAGGCTCTATAAACGTAGGGCTTGATTTTGCACTTCCCGCAATGTATATTGCTTTGCTGTTAATGCAAATATCAGGGTATAAAAAAGTTTTTATAAGTATATTTTCGGGTTTGCTGTCTATAACTTTGACGTTTATATTACCAGGAAATACAAATGTCATTGTAGCCGCATTAATAGGTGCAGGAATGGGGGTATTGCTTGACAAATGGGTACGAAATTTATAA